In the genome of Pelobacter seleniigenes DSM 18267, one region contains:
- a CDS encoding proton-conducting transporter membrane subunit — MMVWLLLVGVFLITTSGVFCLAVSRPPVRERIFCVQIVIGALLCVWPLTTAVAQSGLSLELDWSVPAGRFELGLDALSAVFIAPLLLVVVSGAIYGLRYWPSAEHSENAPKLGLFYGLISGAMILLLLARNSVLFLSAWEVMALSGYFLITTEDHKEDVRKAGFIYLIATHTGTLALFGLFAVINQVSGSGAFPLAGSLTGAGSSLIFLLGLLGFGMKAGLMPLHIWLPGAHAAAPSHASALLSGVMIKTGIYGLVRLTSFFAEIPAWWGWMILVLGAVSGILGVALAIAQHDIKRLLAYHSVENIGIIALGLGLALLGRSYGEPALVLLGLSGCLLHVINHGLFKSLLFMAAGSIIHAVGSRDLDHFGGLLKRQRWTGLFFLGGAVAISGLPPFNGFVSEWLIYLGVFQTLKSTSSALSVALLAAPALALIGGLALACFVKVFGVCFLGTARTEASARAHEAPPTMLWPMAALLLACSWIGLLPFSLRSILEQAVVNWSETTPTLSLGGDLAPLNMISLGGWLLLGLLGLTGWQVQRRSASAPADLGTWGCGFSFPTARMQYTASSFADSLVRLFRFGLWSHRQGGQVDGLFPKSKDFSSHTPDLVLDRGLTPTFSGLAWLFTRLRRIIQNGVAAIYLLYVVLTLVVLLTLVAY, encoded by the coding sequence ATGATGGTTTGGCTGCTACTTGTTGGAGTTTTCCTGATCACCACGTCAGGGGTTTTTTGTCTGGCGGTGAGTCGCCCACCTGTCCGAGAACGGATCTTCTGCGTCCAGATTGTGATTGGCGCGTTGCTCTGTGTCTGGCCGCTGACAACGGCCGTTGCTCAGTCTGGATTATCTCTCGAACTTGATTGGTCTGTTCCGGCTGGGCGCTTTGAGCTGGGACTGGACGCTCTTTCGGCGGTCTTCATTGCCCCCCTGTTGCTGGTGGTCGTCAGTGGGGCAATCTATGGTCTTCGCTACTGGCCGAGTGCGGAACATTCGGAAAATGCCCCAAAGCTGGGTCTCTTCTATGGGCTGATCAGCGGGGCAATGATTCTGCTGCTGCTGGCCCGCAACAGTGTCCTGTTTCTTTCGGCTTGGGAGGTCATGGCCCTTTCCGGGTATTTCCTGATTACCACCGAGGATCACAAAGAGGATGTCCGCAAGGCCGGTTTTATCTATCTGATAGCGACCCATACCGGAACGCTGGCGCTGTTTGGCCTTTTTGCCGTGATAAACCAGGTTTCCGGATCAGGAGCTTTTCCCTTGGCCGGCAGCCTGACCGGGGCAGGCAGCAGCCTGATTTTTCTGCTGGGGCTGCTTGGCTTTGGCATGAAGGCCGGACTGATGCCCCTGCATATCTGGTTGCCCGGTGCCCATGCCGCCGCCCCCAGTCATGCCTCGGCGCTACTTTCAGGGGTGATGATCAAGACCGGAATCTACGGACTGGTCCGGCTGACCTCCTTTTTCGCCGAGATCCCGGCCTGGTGGGGCTGGATGATCCTTGTTCTGGGCGCAGTGTCTGGAATTCTCGGCGTAGCGTTGGCCATCGCCCAGCACGATATCAAGCGGCTGCTCGCTTACCATAGCGTGGAGAATATCGGGATTATCGCCCTGGGATTAGGGCTGGCGCTCCTTGGACGCAGTTATGGGGAACCTGCACTGGTTCTGCTCGGACTCTCAGGCTGCCTGCTTCACGTGATCAACCACGGGTTGTTTAAATCGCTCCTGTTCATGGCGGCCGGTTCGATTATCCATGCGGTTGGGAGTCGCGACCTGGACCATTTCGGTGGCCTGCTGAAACGCCAGCGCTGGACCGGACTGTTTTTTCTCGGTGGGGCGGTTGCGATCAGCGGACTCCCCCCATTCAACGGATTTGTCAGCGAGTGGCTGATTTACCTCGGGGTCTTTCAGACCCTGAAATCAACCTCGTCAGCCCTATCGGTGGCCTTGCTGGCAGCGCCTGCGCTGGCCCTGATCGGCGGACTGGCGCTGGCCTGTTTTGTCAAGGTTTTCGGGGTGTGCTTCCTTGGAACAGCACGCACTGAGGCTTCAGCACGGGCACATGAGGCACCGCCGACCATGCTTTGGCCGATGGCCGCACTCCTGCTTGCCTGCAGTTGGATAGGGCTGTTGCCATTCAGTCTGCGCTCGATCCTGGAACAGGCGGTTGTCAACTGGTCTGAAACCACACCGACATTGTCCCTGGGGGGTGATCTGGCCCCCTTGAACATGATCAGTCTTGGCGGATGGCTGCTGTTGGGGTTGCTGGGATTGACCGGTTGGCAGGTGCAGCGCCGAAGTGCATCGGCACCTGCTGATCTTGGCACCTGGGGATGTGGTTTTTCTTTTCCAACGGCACGTATGCAATACACGGCAAGTTCCTTTGCTGACAGCCTGGTGCGGCTGTTCCGTTTCGGCCTTTGGAGTCATCGCCAGGGAGGTCAGGTCGATGGCCTTTTCCCGAAGAGTAAAGATTTCTCCAGCCATACTCCTGATTTGGTCCTCGACCGCGGGCTGACGCCGACCTTCTCCGGTCTGGCATGGTTGTTTACCCGGCTGCGCCGGATCATTCAAAACGGCGTTGCCGCCATTTATCTGCTCTACGTCGTCTTGACCCTGGTTGTCCTTTTGACCCTGGTGGCGTACTGA
- a CDS encoding proton-conducting transporter membrane subunit → MLLTIILFPLLGAALSLLLPWYQVRSWILPICGGFHLLLAGLIVNGALETGPWIGLDALAKLVLLVTSLLFFGCSIYAVGYLSLCRDRGNKVIVPCLLVFLSAMTLAISSRHLGLLWMAVEATTITSAPLIYYNRNRLSLEATWKYLLLCSVGIGLAMLGMLFIAYAALVGEGTPISLQFDSLLVGATSLSRPWLHAGFIFLLVGFGTKMGLAPLHSWKPDAYGEAPGLVGALLAGGLTSVAFLAILRAVQLMTAAGDGAMARQALLGMGLLSMALAAIFMVRQPDLKRLLAYSSVEHMGILAIGVGIGGLATFGAMLHLINNALTKGCLFLSVGNIHRAYASKRLSEVHGAIATLPISGSLFLAGFLAITGSPPFGLFMSEFTILRGIFGTGQVWVGLLMLLLLAAVFIGMGGTALPATQGAPVKLESVFKDSFLLVISPLGFLLVVLCLGVYLPESLQQTLRAAAALLEVKP, encoded by the coding sequence ATGCTCCTGACCATTATTCTTTTCCCCCTGCTGGGAGCCGCTCTTTCCTTACTGCTCCCCTGGTATCAGGTTCGCTCATGGATCTTGCCCATTTGCGGAGGTTTCCACCTTCTGCTGGCGGGTCTTATCGTGAACGGCGCCCTGGAGACTGGGCCATGGATTGGACTCGATGCCTTGGCAAAGTTGGTCTTGCTCGTGACCAGCCTGCTCTTCTTCGGCTGCTCGATTTACGCGGTCGGTTACCTGAGCCTTTGCCGGGATCGAGGCAACAAGGTCATTGTCCCCTGCCTGCTGGTCTTTCTTTCCGCCATGACCCTGGCCATTTCTTCCCGCCACCTTGGGCTGTTGTGGATGGCGGTTGAAGCGACGACCATTACCAGCGCTCCATTGATTTATTACAACCGCAACCGCCTTTCGCTTGAGGCCACCTGGAAGTACCTGCTGCTCTGCTCGGTCGGAATCGGTCTGGCCATGCTCGGCATGCTGTTTATCGCTTATGCGGCGCTGGTTGGCGAGGGGACACCGATCAGTCTGCAATTCGATTCTCTGCTCGTAGGAGCCACCAGCCTCTCGCGCCCCTGGCTGCATGCCGGCTTCATCTTTCTTCTTGTCGGATTCGGCACCAAGATGGGACTGGCACCGCTGCATTCCTGGAAACCGGATGCCTATGGTGAAGCGCCCGGATTAGTCGGCGCCCTGCTTGCCGGCGGTCTGACCAGTGTCGCCTTTCTCGCCATACTCCGCGCGGTACAACTGATGACGGCCGCCGGAGACGGAGCGATGGCTCGCCAGGCGCTGTTGGGGATGGGGCTTTTGTCGATGGCGCTGGCGGCGATTTTCATGGTCCGGCAACCCGACCTCAAGCGGCTGCTTGCCTACTCCTCGGTTGAGCATATGGGGATCCTTGCCATTGGGGTCGGCATTGGTGGCCTGGCAACCTTCGGCGCCATGCTGCACCTGATCAACAACGCTCTGACCAAAGGCTGTCTGTTCCTTTCGGTCGGCAATATCCACCGCGCCTATGCCAGCAAAAGACTCTCCGAGGTACATGGCGCGATCGCGACTCTCCCCATCTCCGGGAGCTTGTTCCTGGCTGGTTTCCTGGCCATCACCGGCTCTCCGCCCTTCGGTCTCTTCATGAGTGAATTTACGATTCTGCGGGGTATTTTCGGGACTGGCCAGGTTTGGGTCGGGCTGCTGATGTTGTTGTTGCTGGCCGCGGTTTTTATCGGCATGGGCGGAACCGCGCTGCCTGCCACTCAAGGCGCGCCGGTCAAGCTCGAATCTGTCTTCAAGGACAGTTTTCTGCTGGTTATCTCTCCGTTGGGTTTCCTGCTCGTTGTCCTCTGTCTTGGGGTCTATCTTCCCGAGTCTCTGCAACAGACTCTGCGCGCCGCCGCCGCTCTGCTGGAGGTGAAACCATGA
- a CDS encoding single-stranded DNA-binding protein, with translation MSVNKVILVGNLGKDPELRYTPSGTAVATFSLATTERFKDREGNRQDKTEWHNIVAWRQLAEICGKYLHKGKQVYIEGKIQTRSYDDRDGNKRYITEIVVDQMQMLGSRDDNQGGGQGGYGGGGSQGGGYDNKKSSGQGGYGGSQESSFEDPVFNPDDEIPF, from the coding sequence ATGTCGGTCAATAAAGTCATCCTGGTTGGAAATCTCGGAAAAGATCCCGAATTACGCTACACGCCGTCCGGAACCGCAGTTGCGACATTCTCACTGGCAACCACGGAACGTTTCAAGGATCGTGAAGGCAATCGCCAGGATAAGACCGAGTGGCACAACATCGTTGCCTGGCGGCAACTGGCGGAAATTTGTGGAAAATACCTTCATAAAGGTAAACAAGTTTACATCGAAGGGAAAATCCAGACCCGCTCCTACGATGATCGAGACGGCAACAAGCGTTACATCACGGAAATCGTTGTCGATCAGATGCAGATGCTTGGCAGTCGCGACGATAACCAAGGCGGCGGGCAGGGTGGCTACGGTGGCGGCGGCAGCCAAGGCGGCGGCTACGACAATAAAAAATCCTCCGGGCAGGGCGGCTACGGCGGTTCGCAGGAGAGCAGTTTCGAAGATCCGGTCTTCAATCCGGATGATGAGATTCCGTTTTAA
- a CDS encoding NADH-quinone oxidoreductase subunit K — MTNLLLLTVILINFFSLGSARLVACIRAVAMQGALLALLPVVVHGLSGHSVMLGLGAFCFKGVFIPWLLLRAIREVRIRREMEPYIGFVATLILGALTTAGAFIFSDFLPLAAEHHGGLFVPTALATMFSGFLLLITRRKALTQVLGYLILENGIFIFAVLLSEAMPLTVEAGILLDLLVGIFVMGIVINQISREFSTINTERLTALKE, encoded by the coding sequence ATGACGAATCTGCTCCTTCTGACGGTAATTTTGATCAATTTTTTCTCGCTTGGCAGTGCCCGACTGGTTGCCTGTATCCGCGCTGTCGCCATGCAAGGAGCTCTGCTGGCCCTGCTGCCGGTCGTGGTCCATGGGCTATCCGGCCATTCGGTCATGCTGGGTCTCGGGGCGTTCTGCTTCAAGGGCGTCTTCATCCCCTGGCTGTTGCTGCGGGCGATCCGTGAGGTCCGCATCCGCCGTGAGATGGAACCCTATATCGGGTTTGTTGCAACGTTGATTCTGGGTGCCCTGACGACCGCCGGGGCTTTCATTTTTTCTGACTTTCTGCCCCTCGCGGCAGAACACCACGGGGGGTTGTTTGTGCCGACCGCTCTGGCAACCATGTTCAGCGGATTTCTGTTGCTGATCACCCGGCGCAAGGCGTTGACCCAGGTGCTCGGCTACCTGATCCTGGAGAACGGGATTTTTATCTTTGCCGTGTTGCTGTCGGAGGCGATGCCCTTGACGGTCGAAGCAGGAATTCTGCTTGACCTGCTGGTCGGCATTTTCGTGATGGGCATTGTCATCAATCAGATCAGCCGCGAATTTTCAACGATCAATACCGAGCGCCTCACGGCACTGAAGGAATAA
- a CDS encoding NADH-quinone oxidoreductase subunit C, which translates to MTSSKLFRFRHGLSIPLADIPRLDFDEFSTSLLEEIADAGRVANYFGRPVAEGVELYAILAHDWKGEFAVLRTSVKDRFPSLTPQLPQLHLFERELAEQFGLRPEGHPWLKPVRFHKTWIDSSDIWGRDTAKHPVPGDMDFYRVEGEEIHEVAVGPVHAGVIEPGHFRFQCHGEEVMHLEISLGYQHRGIEQLLSGGPHPTSSYQIETSAGDTTIGHMTAYAQILESLSGTDAPPRAYAIRAIALELERLANHVGDIGALAGDVGFLPTASFCGRLRGDYLNLTAELCGSRFGRGLVRPGGVGFDLDTKLSQYLLDRLKTLEGETRGAIDLCFDSPSVLARFEGTGKVKIEDAEALGLVGVAARACGLVRDARLHHPFGVWEKGFDAPVIEIDGDVFARGNVRRREIFASLKLLGQLIRQLPEGPVASSLGGLAGDCLAVSLCEGWRGEIVHAAITSATGQIERYKIVDPSFHNWSGLALALRGQQISDFPLCNKSFNLSYCGFDL; encoded by the coding sequence ATGACCAGTTCGAAGCTATTTCGCTTTCGGCATGGGTTATCGATCCCGCTGGCAGACATCCCGCGGCTCGATTTCGATGAATTTTCCACATCGCTCCTGGAGGAAATTGCCGACGCTGGCCGAGTCGCCAATTATTTTGGTCGCCCGGTCGCCGAGGGGGTCGAACTCTATGCCATCCTCGCCCATGACTGGAAAGGGGAGTTTGCAGTGCTGCGGACCAGCGTCAAGGATCGTTTCCCCTCGTTGACGCCCCAGCTTCCTCAGTTGCACCTGTTCGAACGGGAACTTGCTGAACAATTCGGATTGCGGCCAGAGGGGCATCCCTGGCTCAAACCGGTGCGCTTTCACAAGACCTGGATCGACAGCAGCGATATCTGGGGGCGGGACACGGCCAAGCACCCGGTTCCCGGGGACATGGATTTCTACCGGGTTGAGGGGGAAGAAATCCACGAGGTGGCGGTCGGTCCGGTGCATGCCGGAGTGATCGAGCCCGGGCACTTCCGTTTTCAGTGTCACGGTGAAGAGGTTATGCATCTGGAGATTTCCCTGGGTTACCAGCATCGTGGCATCGAGCAATTGCTCAGCGGCGGGCCACACCCAACCAGCAGCTACCAGATAGAAACATCCGCCGGAGATACAACCATTGGGCATATGACCGCTTATGCCCAAATCCTTGAAAGCCTGTCGGGGACCGACGCACCTCCCCGTGCCTATGCCATCCGTGCCATTGCTCTCGAACTTGAACGGCTGGCCAACCATGTCGGAGACATCGGTGCCTTGGCTGGCGACGTCGGGTTCTTACCCACCGCCTCCTTTTGCGGCCGGTTGCGCGGTGATTATTTGAATCTGACTGCAGAACTCTGTGGCAGCCGCTTTGGTCGAGGACTGGTCCGACCCGGAGGAGTCGGTTTTGATCTTGACACCAAGCTGTCTCAATACCTCCTTGACCGGTTAAAAACTCTCGAGGGGGAAACCCGTGGGGCCATTGATCTGTGCTTTGATTCCCCCTCGGTATTGGCCCGTTTTGAGGGAACCGGCAAGGTCAAGATTGAAGACGCTGAAGCTCTCGGGCTGGTCGGGGTTGCCGCACGTGCCTGCGGTCTTGTTCGCGACGCCCGTCTTCATCACCCCTTCGGTGTCTGGGAAAAAGGTTTCGACGCTCCGGTGATCGAAATCGACGGGGATGTTTTCGCGCGAGGCAATGTCCGCCGGCGAGAGATTTTTGCTTCGCTGAAACTGCTTGGCCAACTTATCCGCCAGTTGCCCGAGGGGCCGGTGGCCTCCTCTCTGGGGGGGCTGGCCGGTGATTGTCTTGCCGTCTCCTTGTGTGAAGGATGGCGGGGAGAGATTGTCCATGCAGCGATCACCAGCGCGACAGGACAGATCGAGCGCTACAAGATCGTCGATCCCTCCTTTCATAACTGGAGCGGACTCGCTTTGGCGCTGCGTGGCCAACAGATTTCAGATTTTCCGCTTTGCAACAAGAGTTTCAACCTGTCCTATTGCGGGTTTGATCTTTAG
- a CDS encoding hydrogenase gives MLTIIRERLRQGHRTGKFPKQEPVLPARFRGAPHIQPGLCQSGCDQCLSACPFSAVQLIDGKPHLDLGRCLFCADCTVCSHGAISFTNDYRLAASKRDDLLTSETEHRLASALDGQMKRLFGRSLKLRQVSAGGCNACEADLNVLGTLVFDLGRFGIQFVASPRHADGLLITGPVTENMRSALLETYAAIPEPKLVIASGACAIGGGPFITSTETHGGVGDLLPVDLYIPGCPPHPYTALDGLLRLLGRR, from the coding sequence ATGCTGACGATTATCCGTGAACGCCTGCGCCAGGGGCACCGGACCGGTAAATTCCCGAAACAGGAGCCGGTGCTGCCCGCACGTTTTCGTGGTGCCCCGCATATCCAGCCGGGTCTCTGCCAGTCCGGGTGCGATCAATGTCTGAGCGCCTGCCCTTTTTCTGCGGTCCAACTGATTGACGGCAAACCGCATCTGGACCTGGGGCGTTGCCTGTTCTGCGCTGACTGCACAGTGTGCTCGCACGGCGCGATCAGCTTCACAAATGACTATCGTCTTGCTGCGTCCAAGCGCGATGATCTGTTAACCAGTGAGACAGAGCATCGCTTGGCGAGCGCCCTCGACGGCCAGATGAAAAGGCTGTTCGGCCGTTCTTTGAAGCTTCGCCAGGTTTCGGCAGGAGGGTGTAACGCCTGCGAAGCCGACCTGAACGTGCTCGGCACACTGGTTTTTGACCTGGGCCGTTTCGGCATCCAGTTTGTCGCCTCACCGCGTCATGCGGACGGGCTCCTGATTACCGGTCCGGTGACTGAAAATATGCGCAGTGCCCTTTTGGAGACCTATGCGGCGATACCTGAACCGAAACTGGTGATCGCCTCTGGCGCCTGCGCCATCGGCGGTGGCCCGTTCATAACCAGCACCGAAACACATGGTGGTGTCGGCGATCTGCTGCCGGTTGACCTGTATATCCCCGGTTGCCCCCCTCACCCGTACACCGCACTTGATGGGCTCCTCCGGCTGCTCGGCCGCCGCTGA
- a CDS encoding VOC family protein, which yields MTTMNFGMVEHVAYQVSDISWHIDFFQTVFGVKINKIKGDQDAPEIVWLSSGIQLISAAKTPEKMSDHIGMVVADLEATLTLVKKRPDVHPAQGKDQNWIILPDGAVLELIQGNREAMNRLLEKPLR from the coding sequence ATGACGACAATGAACTTCGGAATGGTTGAACACGTGGCCTACCAGGTTTCTGACATCAGCTGGCATATAGACTTTTTTCAAACCGTCTTCGGCGTGAAGATCAACAAAATCAAAGGAGATCAGGATGCTCCCGAAATAGTCTGGTTGTCTAGCGGAATACAGCTTATCTCGGCAGCAAAAACACCTGAAAAAATGAGTGACCATATCGGGATGGTTGTTGCTGATCTTGAAGCGACATTAACACTCGTCAAAAAGCGACCAGACGTACACCCTGCACAGGGGAAAGATCAGAACTGGATTATCCTTCCGGACGGGGCTGTGCTTGAACTCATCCAAGGCAATCGTGAGGCAATGAACAGATTGCTTGAGAAGCCGTTAAGATGA
- a CDS encoding TRAP transporter permease, with translation MEVTFKKALIHPITWISLGLITFQYWILFSPQQPHLERPVHLVAALFLTFLAVPLKPGRLPRFLRWGIDALCLGGTLLVGAYYWLSMTRLETRIESISDIYWFDIAVAWLLVVLLIEGVRRTVGNILVVVIVVFLLYGGFGYVLPGEFGFSGLPLADYSEILAMTTSGILGVTTATSVNFIFYFIVFGAVYSCVGGGQLFIDLAMRMVGKTCGGGAKVAIVGSSLMGTISGSAVANVTATGVFTIPLMRKTGMTGEKAAATEAIASTGGQLMPPIMGIAAFVMAELLVIPYSKIALAGIFPALAYYLALFVSADLGARKDGVGTLSDKDLEAVPPMLPRIHMLAPPLVLVLFLVLGYSAQIAVVYATISCFLVPYLRKETRFSLYELPQMIMDTGKQVAVIAVPIAAIGIVIAVAIQSNLALKFSSSLISASGSSYVVSLIFVILGCIVMGMGLPTVAAYIIGAILYVPALQKLGVGDLQAHFFVMYYCVLSMVTPPVSLASFAAAGVAKTDAMKTSIVSFWMCSAAFLIPFAFISDKALLFVGTFSEIAIAGAGLVVSTIFWAIAVNGYILRPLNIVERIVLLLSAGAAIVSPTGSMAWDIGMAVSVAYFIFHVATKKKTGTQYGVNHLQEKNGS, from the coding sequence ATGGAAGTCACGTTCAAGAAGGCTCTTATTCATCCCATCACCTGGATTTCATTGGGTTTGATAACTTTTCAATACTGGATTCTGTTTAGCCCGCAGCAACCTCATCTGGAACGTCCTGTTCATCTTGTTGCCGCGCTTTTCCTGACCTTTTTAGCTGTTCCATTAAAGCCGGGTCGCTTGCCACGCTTTTTACGTTGGGGTATCGATGCCCTATGCCTGGGAGGCACGCTCCTGGTGGGGGCTTACTATTGGTTGTCGATGACACGCCTGGAAACCCGAATCGAAAGCATTTCTGACATCTACTGGTTTGACATTGCCGTGGCTTGGCTTCTGGTGGTGTTGCTTATCGAAGGTGTCCGTCGGACGGTTGGCAACATTCTGGTGGTTGTTATTGTGGTGTTTCTACTGTACGGCGGATTTGGTTATGTTCTGCCGGGTGAATTCGGCTTCAGCGGTTTGCCCCTGGCCGATTATTCAGAAATTCTGGCCATGACGACCAGTGGCATTCTTGGCGTGACGACAGCAACTTCCGTCAATTTTATCTTTTATTTTATTGTTTTTGGTGCGGTCTACAGTTGTGTCGGTGGCGGCCAGTTGTTCATTGATCTGGCCATGCGCATGGTCGGAAAAACCTGTGGCGGCGGAGCCAAAGTTGCCATTGTCGGCTCGAGTCTGATGGGAACAATCTCGGGAAGTGCGGTAGCCAATGTGACGGCGACCGGTGTTTTTACCATTCCCCTGATGCGTAAGACAGGAATGACCGGAGAAAAAGCTGCGGCGACAGAAGCGATTGCCTCGACCGGTGGACAGTTGATGCCCCCGATAATGGGAATTGCGGCCTTTGTCATGGCGGAACTTCTGGTCATCCCTTATTCAAAAATAGCCTTGGCCGGCATCTTTCCGGCGCTGGCCTACTATTTGGCGCTGTTTGTGTCGGCGGATCTGGGTGCACGCAAGGACGGCGTCGGAACACTGAGCGACAAGGACCTGGAGGCGGTCCCTCCCATGCTCCCCAGAATACACATGCTGGCACCGCCGCTGGTTCTGGTTCTGTTCCTGGTGCTCGGATATTCGGCTCAAATCGCCGTTGTTTATGCCACGATTTCCTGCTTCCTCGTCCCTTACCTGCGCAAGGAGACTCGCTTTTCCCTCTATGAATTGCCGCAGATGATCATGGATACCGGCAAGCAAGTTGCCGTTATCGCGGTACCGATTGCTGCTATTGGAATCGTTATCGCGGTAGCTATTCAGTCGAACCTGGCGCTTAAGTTCTCGTCCAGTCTGATCTCTGCCAGCGGGTCGTCCTATGTGGTTTCCCTGATCTTCGTCATCCTTGGCTGTATCGTCATGGGCATGGGACTACCAACGGTTGCAGCCTATATTATCGGTGCGATTCTCTATGTCCCGGCTTTGCAAAAACTGGGCGTCGGCGATCTTCAAGCTCACTTTTTCGTGATGTACTACTGCGTCTTGTCGATGGTAACCCCACCGGTATCCCTGGCATCGTTTGCCGCTGCCGGTGTCGCAAAAACTGATGCAATGAAGACCAGTATCGTGTCGTTCTGGATGTGCTCAGCAGCATTTCTGATACCATTTGCGTTTATTTCCGACAAAGCCCTACTGTTTGTCGGAACCTTCTCTGAAATTGCCATTGCCGGTGCCGGCTTGGTCGTCTCGACCATCTTCTGGGCAATTGCTGTAAATGGCTACATTTTGCGCCCGCTGAATATTGTTGAACGGATCGTGCTGTTACTCAGTGCCGGAGCGGCGATCGTCAGTCCGACCGGCAGTATGGCTTGGGACATCGGAATGGCTGTCAGCGTTGCCTATTTCATCTTCCACGTGGCGACCAAAAAGAAAACAGGAACCCAGTACGGCGTCAATCACCTGCAGGAAAAAAATGGTTCCTGA
- a CDS encoding respiratory chain complex I subunit 1 family protein, whose amino-acid sequence MISRIVLHICILLVFAPLPLGVINKTKALFAGRVGPPLLQPYYDLARLWRKGFVFSRTTTWVFLAGPVVGLVVPLLASLLIPFGGLAAPISFTGDLILFVYLFGLARFFTAAAALDTGSSFEGMGAVREVTFSCLAEPTLLFGLLVLARGAEKLTLNSLLGPQLFNQWRSDAGASLGLILVCLFVALLVENSRIPFDDPNTHLELTMIHEVMVLDHSGPAFGMILYGAAMKLMVLGGLLVRIALPFQTGSIPLDLLVFLGGMLGLAVLVGVVESTMARLRLPRVPQVLVGTTLLSVFALVLVLR is encoded by the coding sequence ATGATCAGTCGGATCGTATTACATATTTGCATCCTACTTGTTTTTGCTCCCCTGCCGCTCGGAGTGATCAACAAAACCAAGGCGCTGTTTGCCGGGCGGGTCGGCCCGCCATTGCTGCAACCCTACTATGATCTGGCGCGGCTCTGGCGCAAGGGATTCGTCTTCAGCCGCACCACCACCTGGGTGTTTCTGGCCGGACCTGTGGTCGGGCTGGTTGTCCCCCTGTTGGCCTCTCTGCTGATCCCGTTCGGGGGGCTGGCTGCGCCGATTTCCTTTACCGGAGACCTGATCCTGTTCGTCTACCTGTTTGGCCTGGCGCGTTTTTTTACCGCGGCTGCGGCGCTTGATACGGGTTCTAGCTTTGAGGGCATGGGAGCGGTGCGTGAGGTGACCTTTTCCTGTCTCGCGGAGCCAACCCTGCTGTTTGGCCTGCTGGTCCTGGCCCGTGGCGCCGAGAAACTGACCCTGAACAGTTTGCTTGGCCCGCAATTGTTCAATCAGTGGCGCAGTGATGCCGGTGCGTCACTGGGGCTCATTCTGGTCTGCCTGTTCGTGGCCCTGCTGGTGGAGAACTCGCGGATTCCCTTCGACGACCCCAACACCCACCTGGAGTTGACCATGATCCACGAAGTCATGGTTCTTGATCACAGCGGGCCGGCCTTCGGCATGATCCTTTATGGTGCGGCCATGAAACTGATGGTCCTTGGTGGCTTGCTGGTCCGTATCGCTCTGCCGTTTCAGACCGGCTCGATACCGCTTGATCTGCTGGTTTTTCTTGGCGGGATGCTCGGCCTGGCGGTGCTGGTCGGCGTTGTCGAGTCGACCATGGCCCGCTTGCGCCTGCCTCGGGTTCCGCAAGTGCTGGTCGGGACGACCCTGCTGTCTGTTTTTGCCCTGGTTCTGGTTTTGAGATAA